A genomic region of Alnus glutinosa chromosome 11, dhAlnGlut1.1, whole genome shotgun sequence contains the following coding sequences:
- the LOC133881612 gene encoding mitogen-activated protein kinase kinase kinase 1-like: protein MDAKQKRLRPKLDRRNAIKNIDYDAPPPSSLTTSSFDGDHSSPPPGLRSRSLDLFQFSENQTSFRVKGVEGEFDLICRSLGLSGPEDFAIPTAAWEAQKARSSSDLSFRSGPRNHSSLAKPEPHSEFQARVGLGAGDSKQNRSNLAERESRRIRVSSDSVTVGPSGGIKGARPPVMLRPLVDNVGSTWDILKSFAPPQSDAASNEEVSGGIGEREDSEEGVRLGETDCGLESSSSRSNCNDNGDHDDVVRTSSVISVSSLSPSVTLRRSITSWQKGELLGSGSFGTVFEGFTEDGFFFAVKEVSLLDQGSQGKQSILQLEQEISLLSQFEHENIVRYFGTDKDESKLYIFLELVTKGSLSSLYHKYRLRDSQVSAYTRQILNGLMYLHDRNVVHRDIKCANILVDASGSVKLADFGLAKATKLNDVKSSKGSPFWMAPEVVNLKNRGYGLAADIWSLGCTVLEMLTRRPPYSHLESMQALFMIGKGEPPPVPDSLSRDARDFILECIKVNPNDRPAAAQLLDHPFVRRPLQNSLDPIVGNIYVNQTRQ from the exons ATGGATGCCAAGCAAAAGCGTCTAAGGCCGAAACTCGACCGCCGAAACGCCATCAAGAACATCGACTACGACGCGCCGCCGCCCTCTTCCTTAACCACTTCCTCTTTCGACGGCGACCATTCTTCGCCGCCCCCGGGTCTCCGAAGTCGCTCCCTTGACCTTTTCCAGTTCTCCGAGAACCAAACCAGCTTCCGAGTGAAGGGCGTGGAAGGTGAATTCGACCTCATTTGCCGCTCCTTGGGGCTTTCCGGGCCCGAAGACTTCGCCATCCCCACCGCCGCCTGGGAGGCCCAGAAGGCCCGCTCTTCCTCCGACCTCTCCTTCCGCTCTGGCCCCCGAAACCACTCTTCTTTGGCTAAACCGGAGCCCCACAGCGAATTTCAGGCTAGGGTTGGCCTCGGTGCTGGCGACTCCAAGCAAAATCGTTCCAATTTAGCTGAGCGCGAGAGCAGAAGAATAAGGGTTAGCTCGGACTCTGTCACGGTGGGGCCAAGTGGAGGAATTAAGGGTGCTCGGCCGCCAGTGATGCTGCGGCCTTTGGTGGATAACGTGGGCTCCACGTGGGATATTCTGAAATCATTTGCTCCTCCTCAAAGCGATGCGGCTTCGAATGAGGAGGTTAGTGGAGGAATTGGCGAGAGGGAAGATTCAGAGGAGGGGGTGAGGTTGGGCGAGACCGACTGCGGTTTGGAATCTTCTTCATCTAGATCGAACTGTAACGATAATGGTGATCATGATGATGTCGTTCGCACATCTAGCGTCATTTCGGTGAGTAGTCTTTCACCGAGCGTGACATTGAGACGCAGCATTACGTCCTGGCAAAAGGGTGAGCTTCTGGGAAGTGGGTCTTTCGGAACCGTGTTTGAAGGCTTCACTGA AGATGGGTTCTTTTTTGCTGTTAAGGAGGTTTCGTTGTTGGATCAAGGAAGCCAGGGCAAGCAGAGTATTTTACAACTTGAGCAG GAGATTTCTCTCCTAAGTCAAtttgaacatgagaatataGTTCGGTATTTTGGAACAGACAAG GATGAAAGCAAACTTTATATCTTCCTTGAGCTTGTAACTAAAGGGTCACTTTCAAGTCTATATCATAAGTATCGCTTGAGGGATTCTCAAGTCTCTGCTTACACAAGACAGATTTTGAACGGATTGATGTATCTTCATGATCGGAATGTGGTTCACAG GGATATCAAATGTGCTAATATATTGGTGGATGCAAGTGGATCAGTAAAACTTGCAGATTTTGGGTTGGCAAAG GCAACCAAATTGAACGATGTTAAGTCTAGCAAAGGCTCTCCATTCTGGATGGCCCCTGAG GTTGTTAATCTAAAGAACCGTGGCTATGGGCTTGCAGCCGATATATGGAGCCTTGGATGTACCGTATTGGAGATGTTAACGCGTCGGCCACCATACTCACACTTGGAAAGC ATGCAAGCACTATTTATGATTGGCAAGGGTGAACCTCCTCCAGTTCCTGATTCCTTATCAAGAGACGCCCGGGATTTCATACTCGAATGCATAAAAGTTAACCCAAATGATCGGCCTGCTGCAGCTCAGTTATTGGACCATCCATTTGTGAGGAGACCTCTTCAAAATTCCCTTGACCCTATTGTTGGGAACATATATGTGAATCAAACACGTCAATAA